Proteins found in one Nostoc sp. NIES-3756 genomic segment:
- a CDS encoding GumC family protein — translation MTPPIVKSYLIAFEKYKWIGLASFALVVAGSTVVAIQPEPAPTYTATGSLTYSRPPVSFSATGSEIQQQGQELNQQVLLSNQVIEGVAAKVGVPARTVGANVSLSPPKRNPRTGELESNLISLAYKDSDPKRAQEVLLELMQTMVKLSSDINTGRLKSIIGKINERIPQVRGELQAAEKRLEQYDRRERPAILAAENGSLLGAVTNSQNQQRVIRQTITGIEAQILSLQDKLGLNVGQSYVSSALSADPIIANLRSQIYQTESQIALLRKDLRPEHPNMIQLQRQKQASEELLQQRAAEVIGGGGATAPLAKNIDGIRTQSSLDPARQQLANQMVALQTQKETLQQQLFQQIRDEQRLRQEYSQIPNKQLERSRLEQEVGLKKAVYDQMQVKLTDAQTAEAETVSSFSIAQPPVVAADLRKPKSVPLTLGVGGFLGLIVGGGVIFLLGTLEGTLRTREAIKENLKQREVAMLGEVPVLPVDDLPPEALPVVISPDSVYLEFYEKIRSNLRRISGRNLKVLLLTSTMHQEGKTTTAYNLGVASARAGKRTLIIETDLRSSSRCSSLRIAPDDEATLEPLRYYGNLSECIRLVPEVENLYIIPSPGPVRQSAAILESSEIRRLMEDVRERYDLVILDTAPLSVSNDPLLIQPYSDGIVLVSRVNYTQESMMAEAIDQLVEAELGLLGVIINGADITVSLPPSTEFTDSTSVNDESEISVGVSSN, via the coding sequence ATGACCCCACCAATTGTTAAAAGCTATCTCATTGCTTTTGAAAAATATAAATGGATTGGATTAGCCAGCTTTGCTTTAGTTGTGGCGGGGTCAACAGTTGTGGCGATCCAACCAGAACCAGCACCTACTTATACAGCAACAGGTTCTCTAACTTACTCTCGACCCCCAGTATCATTTTCGGCTACAGGTAGTGAAATTCAGCAACAAGGTCAGGAATTAAACCAGCAAGTACTTCTATCAAATCAAGTAATTGAAGGCGTGGCTGCCAAGGTGGGAGTTCCTGCCAGAACAGTTGGTGCTAATGTGTCGTTGTCACCCCCGAAAAGAAACCCACGTACTGGGGAATTAGAATCGAATCTGATTAGTCTGGCATACAAAGATAGTGACCCCAAGCGGGCGCAGGAAGTATTGCTAGAACTAATGCAGACAATGGTCAAGCTCAGTAGTGATATTAATACTGGGCGATTGAAGTCAATTATTGGCAAGATTAATGAACGGATACCGCAGGTGAGAGGCGAACTACAAGCGGCAGAAAAAAGATTAGAACAATACGATCGCCGTGAACGTCCAGCGATATTAGCCGCAGAAAACGGTAGTTTACTTGGTGCTGTTACCAATAGTCAAAATCAGCAACGGGTAATTCGTCAAACTATTACCGGGATTGAGGCGCAGATTCTCAGCTTGCAAGATAAATTAGGTTTAAATGTTGGTCAATCTTACGTTTCTTCGGCTTTGAGTGCCGATCCAATCATTGCTAATTTGCGATCGCAAATCTATCAAACAGAATCACAAATCGCTTTACTGCGCAAGGATTTGCGACCAGAACATCCGAATATGATTCAGTTGCAGCGTCAAAAACAAGCATCTGAAGAATTACTCCAACAAAGGGCGGCTGAAGTAATTGGTGGCGGTGGAGCAACCGCACCTTTGGCGAAAAATATCGATGGTATCCGCACCCAAAGCAGCCTCGACCCGGCAAGACAGCAGCTAGCTAACCAAATGGTGGCTTTGCAAACTCAAAAAGAAACGCTGCAACAGCAATTATTCCAACAAATCCGTGATGAACAAAGGTTGCGGCAAGAATATTCCCAAATCCCCAACAAACAATTAGAGCGATCGCGCTTGGAGCAGGAAGTCGGACTCAAGAAAGCAGTTTACGATCAAATGCAGGTTAAACTTACCGACGCTCAAACTGCCGAAGCTGAGACTGTGAGCAGCTTTAGCATTGCTCAACCCCCCGTAGTCGCAGCTGATCTTAGGAAACCAAAGAGTGTACCTTTAACTCTAGGTGTAGGTGGTTTCTTAGGCTTGATAGTTGGTGGTGGGGTCATCTTCTTGTTAGGAACCTTAGAAGGCACGCTCCGTACCAGAGAAGCAATCAAAGAAAATCTCAAACAACGGGAAGTGGCAATGCTGGGAGAAGTGCCAGTGTTACCAGTGGACGATTTACCACCAGAAGCACTACCTGTAGTCATTTCCCCTGATTCTGTGTATTTAGAGTTCTATGAAAAAATACGCAGTAACTTACGGCGCATTAGTGGCAGAAATTTAAAAGTACTTTTGCTGACCAGCACCATGCACCAAGAAGGCAAAACAACCACAGCTTATAACTTGGGTGTAGCTTCTGCTCGTGCTGGCAAAAGAACCTTAATCATTGAAACAGATTTGCGATCTTCCTCACGCTGTTCATCCTTGAGAATTGCGCCTGATGATGAAGCTACTCTTGAACCCCTGCGTTATTACGGCAACTTAAGTGAATGTATTCGCTTAGTTCCTGAAGTCGAAAACTTGTATATCATTCCTAGTCCTGGGCCGGTGCGTCAATCGGCTGCCATTCTGGAATCAAGCGAAATACGGCGACTCATGGAAGACGTAAGGGAACGTTACGATTTGGTAATATTAGATACTGCTCCCTTAAGCGTATCTAATGACCCGTTGTTAATTCAGCCCTACAGTGATGGCATAGTACTTGTATCAAGAGTGAACTATACACAAGAGAGTATGATGGCTGAAGCCATAGATCAACTAGTAGAAGCAGAACTCGGATTACTAGGAGTGATCATCAATGGTGCTGACATTACAGTATCTTTACCACCATCAACTGAATTTACTGATTCAACGTCCGTAAATGATGAATCAGAAATTTCTGTTGGTGTTAGTAGTAACTAG
- the plsY gene encoding glycerol-3-phosphate 1-O-acyltransferase PlsY, which translates to MGLWLSLCGAVVLVAYLLGSFPTGYIAVKQLKGIDIREVGSGSTGATNVLRTLGKGPGAFVLGLDCLKGVLAIALVYYLFSYAASQNLIPATVDVQLWQPWLVTVVGIAAILGHSKSIFLGFTGGKSVATSLGILLAMNWQVGLATFGVFAVVVAISRIVSLSSIAGAIAVSLIMVFLHQPLPYILFGIAGGLYVVFRHRSNIERLLAGTEPKIGQKLTAETEQSQLTVDS; encoded by the coding sequence ATGGGTTTGTGGTTAAGTCTGTGTGGTGCAGTAGTACTTGTGGCATATCTGTTAGGTTCTTTCCCCACAGGTTATATCGCTGTAAAACAATTGAAGGGTATTGATATCCGTGAAGTAGGTTCAGGTTCCACAGGGGCAACCAATGTCCTGAGAACCTTAGGTAAAGGCCCTGGAGCATTTGTTTTAGGACTAGATTGCTTAAAGGGAGTATTAGCGATCGCCTTAGTTTACTATTTGTTTAGCTATGCTGCTAGCCAAAACCTCATTCCTGCAACAGTAGACGTTCAACTATGGCAACCTTGGTTAGTCACGGTGGTAGGTATAGCTGCCATTTTAGGACATAGTAAATCAATTTTCTTAGGCTTTACAGGTGGTAAATCTGTAGCCACCAGTTTGGGAATATTGTTAGCGATGAATTGGCAAGTTGGTTTGGCTACCTTTGGTGTATTTGCCGTTGTGGTGGCGATATCACGGATTGTATCACTTAGTTCGATTGCCGGGGCGATCGCAGTTTCTTTAATAATGGTATTTCTGCACCAACCCTTACCCTACATTTTATTTGGTATTGCTGGCGGCTTATATGTAGTTTTTCGTCACCGCAGTAATATCGAACGCTTGCTTGCAGGTACAGAACCTAAAATTGGACAAAAACTCACAGCAGAAACAGAACAGAGTCAGTTGACAGTTGACAGTTGA
- a CDS encoding TIGR03643 family protein, giving the protein MKLPELDAETIDRIIEMAWEDRTPFDAIEAQFGLLEKQVIALMKREMKESSYRMWRERVSERKTKHMAKRDFFAGRFKSDNQKT; this is encoded by the coding sequence ATGAAACTACCAGAATTAGATGCTGAAACCATAGACCGCATCATTGAAATGGCTTGGGAAGATAGAACTCCTTTTGATGCGATTGAAGCGCAATTTGGACTGTTAGAAAAACAGGTAATTGCCCTCATGAAACGCGAAATGAAAGAATCAAGTTATCGTATGTGGCGAGAACGAGTTAGTGAACGTAAAACCAAGCATATGGCTAAACGAGATTTCTTTGCAGGTAGATTCAAATCAGATAATCAAAAAACATAA
- a CDS encoding cryptochrome/photolyase family protein, with protein MTIGVWILGDQLWEQQAALQSCSQKENLPVIFIESLQHIQTRPYHQQKLVLVWSAMRHFAEELRQKKYAVTYEIADDFATPLQAWRRANQIAELRVMTPSDRPFLQIIQSLELPCKINLIPNNHFLWTTEQFNNWAKNRKRLLMEDFYREGRRRFQILMEQDKPVGGQWNLDKENRQPPKGKLHTPPTQWFEPDKITLDVITKVKSLSVTTYGEIEPFRWGVTRQQALQVLDWFIQYRLSDFGPYQDAMVTGEETMWHAMISPYLNIGLIHPLEVIKAAEKAYQQEQLPLNSVEGFIRQVLGWREYMRGVYHYVDADYPQKNWFNHTKPLPEFFWTGKTKMNCLKQILMQLQRTGYAHHIQRLMVLSNFALIAGLSPQEVENWFHATFIDAYDWVMQTNVIGMGLFADGGMLASKPYGASANYINKMSNYCKNCTYNHKERIGKDACPFNFFYWNFLDTHRDKLQSQGRMSFILKNLDKMSAEELQAIRTQAQSWHDNY; from the coding sequence ATGACAATTGGGGTTTGGATATTAGGCGACCAACTTTGGGAACAACAAGCAGCATTACAAAGTTGTTCTCAAAAAGAAAATTTACCTGTAATTTTTATTGAATCACTACAACATATCCAAACTCGACCTTACCATCAACAAAAACTGGTATTAGTTTGGTCAGCAATGCGTCATTTTGCTGAAGAATTGCGGCAAAAAAAATATGCTGTTACTTATGAAATAGCAGATGATTTTGCTACCCCGTTGCAAGCATGGAGAAGAGCAAATCAAATTGCTGAACTACGGGTGATGACTCCTAGCGATCGCCCTTTTTTACAAATAATTCAAAGTTTAGAATTACCTTGTAAAATTAATCTAATTCCTAATAATCATTTTTTGTGGACTACAGAACAATTCAATAATTGGGCTAAAAATCGTAAACGCCTATTAATGGAAGATTTTTACCGAGAAGGTAGAAGGCGATTCCAAATTTTAATGGAGCAAGATAAACCCGTAGGAGGACAGTGGAATTTAGATAAAGAAAACCGTCAACCACCAAAAGGTAAGTTACATACACCTCCGACACAATGGTTTGAACCAGATAAAATTACATTGGATGTCATAACCAAAGTTAAATCTCTTTCAGTTACCACCTACGGAGAAATAGAACCATTTCGCTGGGGTGTGACGCGCCAACAAGCATTGCAAGTTTTAGATTGGTTTATTCAATATCGCTTGTCTGATTTTGGCCCCTATCAAGATGCAATGGTAACAGGGGAAGAAACCATGTGGCACGCCATGATTTCTCCTTACCTCAATATAGGCTTAATCCATCCTTTAGAAGTCATAAAAGCAGCCGAAAAAGCTTATCAACAAGAACAATTACCTTTAAATAGTGTAGAGGGTTTTATTCGTCAGGTATTGGGTTGGCGAGAATATATGCGTGGTGTTTATCACTATGTAGATGCAGACTATCCCCAGAAAAATTGGTTTAACCATACAAAACCTTTACCGGAATTTTTCTGGACAGGTAAAACCAAAATGAATTGCTTAAAGCAGATTCTTATGCAGTTACAACGCACAGGATACGCCCATCATATCCAACGATTGATGGTGTTGAGTAATTTTGCTTTAATTGCTGGACTTTCACCCCAAGAAGTAGAAAATTGGTTTCATGCTACTTTTATAGATGCTTATGACTGGGTAATGCAGACAAATGTGATTGGTATGGGTTTATTTGCTGATGGAGGGATGTTAGCATCAAAGCCTTATGGAGCATCTGCTAATTATATAAATAAGATGAGTAACTATTGCAAAAATTGCACCTATAACCATAAAGAACGAATTGGTAAAGATGCTTGTCCTTTTAATTTTTTTTATTGGAACTTTCTAGATACACACCGCGATAAGTTACAAAGTCAAGGAAGGATGAGCTTTATTTTAAAAAATTTAGATAAAATGTCTGCTGAGGAATTACAGGCTATTCGCACACAAGCGCAATCATGGCATGATAATTATTAA
- a CDS encoding cation:proton antiporter: MATSVALLTRQLRVPYVTGLVLAGLPITELLSRPIGLDPSLVLNLFLPILIFDAGINTDISRLRSTFKPIALLAGPGATISSVIIALLLKFGLGLPWISAFFIGVILANTDTVSMIAVFKEIPVPSRLSTIVEGETLFNDAAALVSFNLISQVYSTGSLTLAEGIQQLLFISVGGCLVGLVLGYLSIPVFTRLDDPLSSLLLTVALALGTFQVGQFLGVSGAVAVVIAGLVFGNFGLSQNTSASNRITLLSFWEYASFTANTFIFLLIGVEIDLATLWKTLPAILFAVLAYQVGRVLTIYPLLAGVRWFDRPIPLRWQHLLFLGNIKGSLSMALALSLPATLPGREVLIAIVFGSVLVSLVGQGLSLPWMVKRLNLSKFTEVQQQVEDLQAQLITAKAAQDELDNLLKTGVLPKAVYEEMRSTYQVQIASAEKALREFYNRRPDEFDGRNGVLNKLDAIRRRLLLAEKGALNEAIRKRILSEETVQGRIKNIDEQLLQLDDD; the protein is encoded by the coding sequence ATGGCTACTAGCGTTGCCTTGCTAACGCGGCAGCTTCGTGTTCCCTACGTAACAGGTTTAGTATTAGCCGGGTTGCCAATTACTGAACTATTGTCTCGTCCCATTGGTTTAGATCCTTCTTTAGTTTTGAACCTTTTTCTGCCGATTCTCATATTTGATGCTGGCATTAATACAGATATTAGTCGGCTAAGAAGTACCTTTAAACCAATTGCATTGCTAGCTGGCCCAGGAGCTACAATTTCTAGTGTGATAATTGCCCTTTTGTTGAAATTTGGGTTGGGATTGCCTTGGATCTCTGCATTCTTTATAGGCGTGATTTTGGCAAACACTGATACTGTTTCCATGATTGCCGTCTTTAAGGAAATACCAGTGCCGTCTCGGCTTTCTACTATTGTGGAAGGGGAAACGTTATTTAATGATGCGGCTGCCCTAGTTTCATTCAACCTAATTTCTCAAGTTTATAGTACAGGTTCACTCACCCTAGCCGAGGGAATCCAACAACTGCTGTTTATCTCTGTAGGTGGATGCCTTGTAGGGTTAGTCTTGGGCTACTTGAGCATACCTGTATTCACTCGATTAGATGACCCACTGAGTAGTCTGTTGTTGACAGTCGCCCTTGCCTTGGGAACTTTTCAGGTAGGGCAATTTCTGGGTGTATCGGGTGCTGTAGCCGTAGTTATAGCTGGGTTGGTTTTTGGTAATTTTGGGCTTTCGCAGAATACTTCAGCTTCTAACCGCATCACTTTGTTGAGTTTCTGGGAATATGCAAGCTTTACTGCTAATACCTTTATTTTTCTGCTAATTGGTGTAGAAATAGACCTAGCTACACTCTGGAAAACCTTACCTGCAATTTTATTTGCAGTTTTGGCTTATCAAGTTGGGCGAGTTTTGACTATTTATCCATTGCTAGCAGGGGTGCGTTGGTTCGACCGTCCTATTCCATTGCGCTGGCAACATCTACTTTTTCTAGGCAATATCAAGGGTTCTCTATCAATGGCTTTGGCGTTAAGCTTACCCGCTACACTACCAGGTAGAGAAGTTCTCATTGCTATAGTTTTTGGTAGTGTTCTAGTTTCATTAGTAGGACAGGGATTAAGCTTGCCTTGGATGGTAAAACGCTTAAACCTATCTAAATTTACTGAGGTTCAGCAACAGGTCGAAGATTTACAAGCCCAACTAATTACAGCTAAAGCTGCACAGGATGAACTAGATAATCTGTTAAAAACAGGGGTACTACCAAAAGCTGTGTATGAAGAAATGCGTTCAACTTATCAAGTGCAGATAGCTTCTGCCGAAAAAGCATTACGTGAATTTTATAATCGTCGTCCCGATGAATTTGATGGTAGAAATGGGGTGTTGAATAAACTGGATGCTATTCGTCGTCGGTTGCTACTAGCAGAAAAAGGAGCGCTCAATGAAGCAATACGTAAACGAATCCTATCAGAAGAAACTGTGCAAGGACGAATCAAAAATATTGATGAACAGTTGCTGCAACTTGACGATGATTGA
- a CDS encoding DUF3124 domain-containing protein, with translation MKLYQHLYLAITVLILTSCQSDIQSKSESDNPLATPSPKVITLDKDFQPAIEQTIYVPVYSHIYHHNRQEVFNLAATLSIRNTDLNNQIIITSVRYYNSNGKLLKQYLEKPIQLDALAAYDFFITRNDVSGGVGANFIVQWVAAKTVSQPIIEAVMIGTDFQQGISFISPGRVIKSQNNK, from the coding sequence ATGAAGCTTTATCAACATTTGTATTTAGCAATTACAGTTCTTATTCTTACCTCTTGCCAATCGGATATCCAATCAAAGTCAGAGTCAGATAATCCTCTGGCTACTCCATCTCCTAAGGTAATAACTTTAGATAAAGATTTTCAACCAGCAATAGAACAAACAATTTATGTTCCTGTTTATTCTCACATTTATCATCATAATCGGCAGGAAGTTTTTAATCTAGCTGCAACCTTAAGTATTCGCAATACTGATTTAAACAATCAGATCATCATAACTTCTGTGCGTTACTATAATTCAAATGGTAAGCTATTGAAGCAGTATTTGGAAAAACCGATTCAACTAGATGCACTAGCTGCTTATGATTTTTTTATCACAAGAAATGATGTTAGTGGTGGTGTAGGTGCAAACTTTATTGTACAGTGGGTAGCGGCAAAAACGGTTTCTCAGCCTATAATTGAGGCCGTTATGATTGGTACTGACTTTCAGCAAGGAATTTCTTTTATTAGTCCTGGAAGGGTAATTAAAAGTCAAAATAATAAGTAA
- a CDS encoding potassium channel family protein has protein sequence MYVLIGGAGLVGLSLAQKLVELGHTVAVIDIDPTACRYAREQVGAMAFEGSAVSTEVLLEAGIRKANSLAAVLRSDALNLAMVTLAKHYGVPHILSRMRHPDFAEPLRLAGANHIISTVELSVSTMVNAIEYPQVESMMHFEQGQIEVLKLAIPNNCYVVGRSVAEIAQDSRFPTGSLIIGYQPHPHENLMIPNGSTVLEAGSTVLIVTKPGSLHQVIDFIEGCK, from the coding sequence ATGTACGTGCTGATCGGTGGAGCAGGTTTAGTCGGGTTGAGTTTGGCTCAAAAATTAGTAGAATTAGGACATACTGTTGCTGTAATTGATATTGACCCTACCGCTTGTCGCTATGCTCGTGAACAAGTAGGAGCAATGGCTTTTGAAGGTAGTGCAGTCAGTACAGAAGTATTACTAGAAGCAGGAATCCGTAAAGCTAATTCCTTAGCAGCCGTTCTCCGTAGTGATGCTTTAAATTTGGCGATGGTAACTCTTGCCAAGCACTACGGTGTTCCTCATATTTTAAGCCGGATGCGCCACCCTGATTTTGCTGAACCGCTTCGCTTGGCTGGAGCCAATCATATCATCAGTACCGTTGAATTATCAGTGTCAACGATGGTGAATGCGATCGAGTATCCACAAGTAGAATCAATGATGCACTTTGAGCAAGGACAAATTGAAGTTTTAAAACTGGCAATACCTAATAATTGTTATGTAGTTGGGCGTAGCGTGGCAGAGATTGCTCAGGATTCCCGTTTTCCTACTGGTTCCCTGATTATTGGTTATCAACCCCATCCCCACGAAAACCTGATGATTCCTAATGGGAGTACAGTATTAGAAGCTGGTTCAACTGTTTTGATTGTTACTAAACCAGGGTCTTTGCATCAAGTAATTGATTTTATCGAAGGCTGTAAATAA
- a CDS encoding TIGR02588 family protein — MTQTEEKPPRSLAEIVTFGIALFILAIIIGLVGYIWLNEDDKPPMLSVSKKQIVREVNGQFYVPFEIVNDGGETAESVQVVAELEIGGKVVETAEQQIDFLSSSEKEEGAFIFTKNPRQGKLIVRVASYKSP; from the coding sequence ATGACACAAACAGAAGAAAAACCACCTCGTTCTCTGGCTGAGATAGTAACGTTTGGTATAGCTTTATTTATCTTGGCAATTATTATTGGCTTAGTTGGTTACATTTGGTTGAATGAAGATGATAAACCACCTATGTTATCAGTGAGTAAAAAGCAAATAGTTAGAGAAGTTAATGGGCAATTTTATGTCCCTTTTGAAATTGTGAATGATGGTGGTGAAACTGCTGAATCTGTGCAAGTTGTCGCTGAGTTAGAAATCGGCGGTAAAGTTGTGGAAACAGCAGAACAACAAATTGATTTTTTATCTAGTAGTGAAAAGGAAGAAGGAGCTTTTATTTTTACGAAAAATCCGCGTCAAGGAAAATTAATTGTACGGGTTGCTAGTTATAAGTCGCCATAG
- a CDS encoding TIGR02587 family membrane protein, whose protein sequence is MNKKHQTNGWLRELNDIVRGTCGGFLFGIPLIYTMEVWWIGSLAKSRLMIIAIATMFFVVFVLNYTDGFRKRRNTWRVDEAAIDTVEAMAIGFICSAFILWLLREISVETSLKESLGKIVFESVPFTLGVALANQFLGNSNQNNSASDNQTKNNFGLHATLADLGATVIGAIVIAFNIAPTDEVPMLAAAISPPWLLALMAASLVISYAIVFQAGFSDQQKRRQQKGIFQRPLSETTISYLVSLLASAAMLFFFQKVTFADPWRMWLEHTLVLGLPATIGGAAGRLAI, encoded by the coding sequence GTGAATAAAAAGCATCAGACAAATGGTTGGTTACGAGAACTCAATGATATTGTGCGGGGTACTTGTGGAGGTTTTTTGTTTGGTATCCCACTAATATACACTATGGAAGTTTGGTGGATTGGGTCGTTGGCAAAATCAAGACTAATGATAATAGCGATCGCCACAATGTTTTTTGTAGTCTTTGTACTCAACTATACAGATGGTTTTCGTAAACGCAGAAATACTTGGCGAGTTGATGAAGCTGCTATAGATACGGTAGAAGCAATGGCAATTGGATTTATTTGTTCAGCTTTTATCTTATGGTTGTTGCGAGAGATTTCAGTAGAAACTTCTTTAAAAGAATCTTTGGGTAAAATTGTCTTTGAAAGTGTACCATTTACTCTTGGTGTAGCATTAGCAAACCAGTTTCTAGGAAATAGCAATCAAAATAACTCCGCATCAGATAATCAGACAAAAAATAACTTTGGCTTACACGCTACATTAGCTGACTTGGGTGCAACCGTCATCGGTGCAATTGTCATCGCCTTTAATATCGCACCAACCGATGAAGTGCCTATGTTAGCAGCTGCTATTTCACCCCCTTGGTTATTAGCATTAATGGCTGCATCCTTAGTGATTTCTTACGCTATTGTCTTTCAAGCAGGCTTTTCAGACCAACAAAAGCGCAGACAGCAAAAGGGAATTTTTCAACGACCATTAAGTGAAACAACTATTTCTTATTTAGTATCTTTGTTAGCCAGTGCGGCGATGCTCTTTTTCTTTCAAAAGGTAACTTTTGCCGACCCTTGGAGGATGTGGTTAGAACATACTTTAGTCTTGGGTTTACCTGCAACAATTGGTGGTGCGGCTGGTAGGTTAGCAATATGA
- a CDS encoding CsbD family protein, which produces MSTEKRIEATAKNIEGKIQEAIGELSGNPSDKAEGKAKQAEAQVIHTTENIKDELKKAID; this is translated from the coding sequence ATGAGTACTGAAAAAAGAATTGAAGCAACCGCTAAAAACATTGAAGGTAAAATCCAAGAAGCTATCGGTGAATTGAGTGGAAATCCATCAGATAAAGCTGAAGGTAAAGCTAAACAAGCTGAAGCTCAAGTAATCCATACAACAGAGAATATTAAGGATGAATTGAAGAAGGCTATTGACTAA
- a CDS encoding GlsB/YeaQ/YmgE family stress response membrane protein, whose product MNIIAWIILGLIAGAIAKAIYPGRQGGGILGTMILGIIGALIGGTIVTLIDTGTLQLTAATLSIPGIIVAIIGAIAAIFLWNLITGSSRSY is encoded by the coding sequence ATGAACATCATTGCTTGGATTATTCTTGGTTTAATAGCTGGAGCTATAGCCAAAGCTATTTATCCTGGTCGTCAAGGTGGCGGTATTTTGGGAACTATGATTTTGGGTATTATTGGTGCTTTGATTGGTGGCACAATCGTTACCCTGATAGACACGGGAACACTACAATTGACAGCAGCAACTCTTAGTATTCCCGGCATAATTGTGGCAATTATTGGGGCTATAGCTGCGATATTCCTTTGGAATTTAATCACTGGCAGTTCCAGAAGTTATTAG
- a CDS encoding MFS transporter, with the protein MKFIVKSISPATYIPILYFASGVPYVIINTVSVIFYKKLGIDNAQITFWTSFLYLPWVIKMFWGPIVDVYSTKRMWIIYTQFAMSACLGLVAFSVQLPNFFFISLAALTIGAFVSATYDIATDGFYLLALTTEEQAFFVGIRSLFYRLAVIFGSGILVVLAGQLEAKLNNIPLSWTLAIGFAAVILAVIWVCDRLTLPLPESDKPRQPTQTSQIPFFKIISSYFQQPKILAILAFILLYRFGEAMLLKVASLFLLDPIEKGGLGLTTSDVGLVYGTFGVISLICGGILGGVVIAKYGLKKCLLPMALALNLPNVFYVYMAYTKPALNLVYCLVSVEQFGYGFGFTAFSVYLMYISQGEYKTSHFAISTGIMALGMMLPGIMSGYLQNLLGYPLFFIMICVLAIPGIISLLFIPLPAETNHQTS; encoded by the coding sequence ATGAAGTTTATAGTCAAATCTATCTCACCTGCTACTTATATTCCGATTCTATACTTTGCTTCCGGTGTACCTTACGTCATTATCAATACCGTTTCTGTGATTTTCTACAAAAAGTTAGGCATAGATAATGCACAAATCACCTTTTGGACTAGTTTTCTCTATTTACCTTGGGTGATTAAGATGTTTTGGGGGCCAATTGTTGATGTTTACTCAACTAAACGTATGTGGATAATCTATACCCAATTTGCTATGTCTGCTTGTTTGGGTTTAGTAGCTTTTAGCGTACAGTTACCCAATTTCTTTTTCATTTCCTTAGCAGCATTGACAATAGGTGCATTTGTTTCTGCAACATACGATATCGCTACAGATGGCTTTTACTTACTCGCTTTAACCACAGAAGAACAAGCATTCTTCGTAGGGATTCGTTCACTATTTTATCGACTGGCTGTAATTTTTGGCTCTGGTATTTTAGTCGTTTTAGCGGGACAGCTTGAAGCAAAACTTAATAATATACCTCTGAGTTGGACATTGGCTATTGGCTTTGCTGCTGTAATTTTAGCAGTGATTTGGGTGTGCGATCGCCTAACTTTACCCCTACCAGAATCAGACAAACCACGACAACCAACACAAACCAGCCAAATTCCTTTCTTCAAAATTATTAGCTCATACTTTCAACAGCCAAAGATTTTGGCAATTTTAGCCTTCATCCTACTATACAGATTTGGTGAAGCAATGCTATTGAAAGTTGCTTCCTTATTTTTATTAGATCCAATAGAAAAAGGCGGTTTAGGACTAACTACATCAGATGTTGGTTTAGTTTACGGCACATTTGGTGTTATATCCCTAATTTGTGGGGGTATTTTGGGAGGAGTAGTCATAGCTAAGTATGGCTTAAAAAAATGCCTCTTACCTATGGCTTTGGCTTTAAACTTACCAAATGTATTTTACGTCTACATGGCTTATACAAAACCTGCATTAAATTTAGTATATTGCCTAGTCTCTGTAGAACAATTCGGTTATGGTTTTGGGTTTACAGCTTTTAGCGTTTATTTAATGTATATCTCCCAAGGCGAATACAAGACTTCTCACTTTGCCATATCTACTGGCATCATGGCTTTAGGAATGATGTTACCAGGAATCATGAGTGGTTATTTGCAAAATTTGCTAGGCTATCCACTATTTTTTATCATGATTTGTGTTTTGGCTATTCCTGGAATCATTTCTCTCTTATTCATTCCTTTACCAGCAGAAACTAATCATCAAACTAGTTAA